One genomic region from Rosa rugosa chromosome 1, drRosRugo1.1, whole genome shotgun sequence encodes:
- the LOC133707629 gene encoding uncharacterized protein LOC133707629 translates to MNHVKNLTTHVQNLISNTYSLLNTQKNCTTQFSFRIRSLRRPKIIAFVVGAALQLRRRRWNTYQIIVLTLNYNMQKLVGMGGEGGMGGTDFSKLAGMGGDGAMGDFDDSDDEFMHSWF, encoded by the exons ATGAACCATGTCAAGAATTTGACGACCCATGTCCAGAATTTAATATCAAACACGTATTCTCTTCTCAATACCCAGAAGAATTGCACAACCCAGTTCTCATTCCGGATTCGTTCCCTCCGGAGACCCAAGATAATAGCCTTCGTGGTCGGAGCCGCACTCCAGCTCCGACGCCGTCGCTGGAATACCTATCAGATCATTGTTTTGACTCTTAACTATAATATGCAGAAACTTGTTGGCATGGGAGGTGAAGGTGGAATGGGTGGGACGGATTTCTCG AAACTTGCTGGCATGGGAGGTGATGGTGCAATGGGTGACTTTGATGATAGCGATGATG AGTTCATGCATTCTTGGTTCTAA
- the LOC133726822 gene encoding protein COFACTOR ASSEMBLY OF COMPLEX C SUBUNIT B CCB1, chloroplastic has translation MAAKVFSWTPSLSPSKLRQAQPQQPWLSRRSSAKKRSALVVRASLPESLMASSPPPLLLLEQLHQQTPSTSLFLLAADTAGYSLASYYTSLGLFVISVPGLWSLIKRSVKSKIVQKTFIGEEKKAPNQVAGEILSFFTRNNFVVTDRGETITFEGMMVPSRGQAALLTFCTCISLASVALVLTITVPDFGNNWFWITTLSPLAGAYYWKRAARKEQIKVKMIVIDDGTQSEVVVQGDDQQVEQMRKELKLSEKGMVYVKGLFER, from the exons ATGGCAGCTAAAGTGTTTTCATGGACTCCATCTCTCAGTCCTTCCAAATTACGCCAAGCTCAGCCGCAGCAGCCATGGCTGAGTCGACGCTCAAGCGCCAAGAAGAGATCTGCACTGGTCGTTCGTGCCTCCCTTCCCGAGTCTCTCAtggcttcttctcctcctcctcttctgctACTGGAACAACTCCATCAGCAGACACCATCAACCTCGCTGTTTCTGCTGGCTGCAGACACCGCCGGTTACTCCTTGGCCAGTTACTACACTTCTTTGGGTCTCTTCGTCATCTCTGTTCCAGGCCTTTGGTCCCTCATCAAACGTTCTGTTAAATCCAAG ATTGTGCAGAAGACCTTTATTGGGGAAGAGAAGAAGGCACCAAATCAAGTCGCAGGTGAAATTCTCTCCTTCTTCACTCGCAACAATTTTGTGGTCACTGATAGAGGAGAGACCATCAC GTTTGAAGGCATGATGGTTCCAAGTCGAGGCCAAGCAGCATTGCTGACCTTTTGCACCTGCATCAGCCTCGCAAGTGTAGCCCTTGTTCTTACAATAACTGTTCCAGATTTCGGCAacaattggttttggatcacCACCTTAAGTCCATTGGC GGGAGCATATTACTGGAAACGAGCCGCAAGAAAGGAGCAGATCAAGGTGAAAATGATAGTCATAGATGACGGTACACAGTCAGAGGTTGTCGTTCAAGGGGATGACCAGCAAGTAGAGCAAATGAGGAAGGAGCTTAAACTGAGTGAGAAAGGAATGGTGTATGTTAAGGGTCTATTCGAGAGATGA